The genomic window CCTATTCTCAGGTAACATTGGGTAAAATCTTGTGAATTGATTATTTAATCTTGACAAGTAGATATATTGTCCTATGGTTACATTCAATTATATAAATAAAGTGACTCTAATGCAATTGGAGCACAGAGTGATTCTATAGCAATAGATAAATTGTCCACTCTATCAGATATGTatcaaattatttatggtcctCTACAGTGTTTAtgctccactctcagtatcacATTTTGGAGAAGAAACAATGAAGCTTGCCTCTTTTGAAAGTAAAAAGGTTGCCGAAATTTGTGCTTTCACTGCAGATGTGATTGTCTATGCTGAATATTataaaaggatatggactttcaaACATGAGATTTTAAAACTCACCTCAGATACTCTTCTTAAAATTGCAGCTTCAAGGCACTTAATCAccatctccttttcttctttcgaGTCAAGGGTGAAGCCATCTTTATGACGTATATATAACTCCTGCAGATCCCATAACTCATCAAACAATTATCAAGCCATCATAAAGAAATTTGTTAACTCTTCTGATAATCATGACTTTGTAGGGATTTCAACATGCCTAAACTCCTCTCCACAGCCAGGAAAGTTCATGGTTGTCGTGAAACAAAAAATTGGGCTGCCATAGTCAGACTTGGAGAGGAAAAACAACATGCAAACACAACTCAAACCATCAAGTCCTATCAAGAAGATTCCTCTTATGTATTGAATGTGAAGGAGTGAGACAAAAAGAAGAACATCCAATAATCAATAGCCTGAACCTTCAACAATTTCTGCTTGTGTTGAAGATGGAGTGGGTAAAATCATGAGAATCATAGCACTTGTGTAGATGCTATAAATGATCAAGCATCCTACCAAATCATAATGGCTGATGGCTTGATTTTAATCAGAATCATTATGCTGATTAGTGGGTTCATGTATCAAATgataaaatgaataaaaattataaacaTCTATAATCTGCAATATAAATCTTTTGCAGAAAGCATGCTAAGGAACAAGTTTCCCAAGAATTAGGCTTTAAGCCATTGTATAACCTGACAAATAGTTAGTATTATGAGGAAAGGAACAAACATCCATGAATCTCAAGGCAAAACAGATAGAGCAAAACTAGCACTTTGAGCTTTCACATTGAACTTGATGTATTCTGGATTTGTTTAAGGTAGGCATTCCATGCATGACTTGGTGGACCTATTAATCATGTGCATGTGCATAGAGAAGCTCATTTGTATAAAATTCAGTTCCATGTATATTTTAATGAAATACACATGCTAGCAGCAGAAGATTTCTCAATATATTGATCACATTAGGCTTCTCAAAGTCAGTATATATCATTGTGCTTGAATATTATGCAATCAATGCAAGCTAGCTAAAAGAGaagttttctactataaaatggattCAAGCCAAATTAAATTCATAGCAGTTCATAATGAGGTATGTAATCACAAAATTATGTCTTCATAGAGAATGCATATTCGTGTCACAGATGCCATTGTATTTCTTTCCAAGGCCATAGACGTGCTGACATTACATACTCTACAACCACTGACAGCTATTTTCAGGTCATGCACGTACCTGCACACCATAGGGGCCATCAGATGAGACAGAAGCATGAAAAACAACAAATTGCATATCTGTCAATGTGCAGACGATATCGAACAACAATTTTGGCCGATCTTTGCACTTTATATTCACAACAGAGTACCCTTTTTCCTCACAATGATCAATCGTGATGACTGGTCTGAAAGATATGACCTCATTCCCTTCTGTTAATGAACCACCAATTTCGTAGTCCTTGTCAGCAAGCATTAGCTGGTGGAGACGGCGATCCACATGGGTCGTACCTATAGAGAAGCTGGTGCGAGCACCTCTGACATCATCTCCACGCCCACGTAAAACGTTCCGGAGCTTCTCCTCCATTTTAGATAAGCGACTTGGGTCATCCACAGCTTGAAAGGTGGTCTCATCATTAACATAGAGAACGCAAGCAACTCTCATATTGTGAGTCCAGACCTCAGCAGCTATTATATTGCAATGAAGATTTGCAAGAACAGCAAAGATTTCAGATAGGAGGCCTGGGCGGTCTGTGCCTATAAGCTCGATGGCAGTGTGATCACCAATGGAGTGCATTCCAACTGATTTTCCTGGCCAAAAGTGTCCTTTTGTGCCTAGAATATTGCTCTCTGGACCTAAAGCCTGAAAACCATAAGATTTGAAGGGAATATGCCGGAAAACATGCTGACAAATCTAACAGATCTGGAAACATCAGAGAAAATATCTTGCTATACCATATTAAAATTGGAGTCATGACAAAAGCTGTTTTAAAATAATGGTACCGATGGAATAACTGTTTTCAATTCAAACATCAAGATATTATTAGTATAATTAGTATTACATCATCTTTCGGTCTAATTACTATATCTTGCATAGAAATGAGTTCAGTTTATTACACATTTTATAGAGGATACAGCAAAGACAGAATGAacagaaaaaaatatattgtGATAGATTCATATTTTAAATTAACCAGGTATGCGGTTCAAGATTTAATAGGTGTGCTCTTGGTTTTAGTTTACTGGGTTACCTATCATATTGtggttttcctctttttttctttttattttctttttattttccaaATCATATATGCTATCATTGTACCATAGAAGTATCGAACACATACCATAGTCAAAACTATTTATTCTCCTGTGTGGATTGATTTTACAATGTAAGAATTATGACGCAGCCTTAAAGTGGAAGCTAAATTCCAACTGAATGTATTGCATTAAGACAGTTACAGACAGCTTATTTCATTTTAGTTAGGTCATGTACTTTTTTAGTATTAGGATTATAGCTCTAATATTGCATCCAGCCTAAAGTACTTCATAGGAAATGATCAACGAACTTCAGGTAAGGCATGAGATGGTAATTCTGCAGCCATCTAGTGCCCCATCTAGATTTTGTTCAATCTGATAAGTGCTATAACCATATATTCACCAATTACCGCTGAGAAGTGACCCAAGTGTAACAGCAGTCAGCTGATGAGTAATTATCTCTCTTTAGCTTATTAAATTAGTTATGCCAGACAGATAAAGATACAATTACAGAACTAAGCAAGATATACATAGCTTCTAACAGAAAAAAGGAAGTCATTGGTGGTGCCACGTGTCGAGCAGAGGTATTCTTAACGCCCTGATCAGTATAAACCATACTATGAAATACCGGTTTCGGTACTTTTATCAATACCATGTTGGTTTTGTAGcggtatgggttggttgttcatGGTACCGGTATTTGGTAAGCCCCTATGTACCAACTATCGATTTGCTACTAGTATTGTACAAAACACATGGTACGAGATGGTATGATTCATTACtgtaaatttttgagatatctaagaaaataaaatctaaatgacATGTGACAAGAAACTAACTGTTACTAACTCAATCTGTTGTGTCTTAAGGCCCTCGAGACCTCTAAGACACCCACTTAATTACTGAAAAAAGAATTACAAGAAATCCCAACATGAACATTGCTACTGTCATGCTATCCATTACTCTGTCAAAGCTCTTTATACACTACAGCAGATAAAGAAACATATATCTTATGCAATCAACTGTGGTAGTGTCcactgatattaaaaaaaaaaaaaaagaaggtaagAACGAGCATTGCCAAACCTTCTCAATGTACTCTATGGTCTTGTTAGTTATCTTCTTCCCTTGCTGATCCGTCACATGGAACACTGCATTCAGCCCACAACGAGAAACAAAGCAAATGCAATGCAATCAGCTGTCATACCCATTTTCTTGTTTTCACGATTGATTTTCAAAAGGCAACAGCCCCACCGCTGCCATCCTGGCTCTGCATGGAACGTTCCACCACTGCCACCACGCCTCATACCACGAAACTCTGTTACGGATTGATATCGTGGGTCAAAGAAGTGGTGGAATGGGGCAAGGTGGAGCGGAGATGCCTTAATCTTCGAGAGATGAGTTTCGGGATGGTTTAGTTATAGTTAGCAGTACCATTTTGAGCTTACCGTCCATGAACCATCTGCCATCGGAAGTGATGTAAGCTTTGGAGATGAACAGGTCCAGGTCGCTCAGTACCTGCACGACTTCCAACAGTATACCTGGCTTGTTCACGCTGTCCACCTGAACAACAGGTAACAATTGGGAGAAAGCTTCTTTTAAATGTTTAAGCAAAGTCACAGCCCAGTTCCATCCATAGCTATGGAAACCCATAttgctctctatttctctctatcaagaaaaaagaaaatagtaTTCCATGTCTATTTAACATTATTTAACAATTTCATCatcattttgatttaaaaataaatattttaaatctaaaattacttTTACAGGAAAATCAGCATCCTAGAAGCCCCTCATTAGCCGGATAAATATCTTAAGCATCCAAAGGATTAGAGTAAAATGGGTGGCGAAATTTGATAAATGAGCATTGTAGACTTGCATTAACTTGGTTTCATAAAGAATAAAAACAATAAATAATGCTTACCTTAACCAGTGTGCAGTCACTACAGGTAGTATTGTCTATACATACTCTGCAAGAACCAAGTGACGCAGCAACTTGTCAGACATATAGATGCAATAGCAAActgtcaaaaaaataataaaactatGGACGTTAATAAAGTGGACCATGCCATCTAGCAAACAGAGAGAGAGTAGTTTCTATGTGAAAGTGACGATGCTATCCACCCTGCTCCTATGAAGTGATGTCCTATTCATTTACTTTGGCATCGTAGTCTAACAAATGTGGATGCCCAAACGTGATGTTGCACGTGGGTGGCCGAGATCATTGGGGGCAAGGACGACAGCTAATCTAGTGGGCATGCCTTCACATCCCCTGTAATCAAAATGTATATCCCGTCCAATGCACACCTTAGCTAATATAAATCACTCTCTAGATACCAATTCGATTGGAAAGAAAAGTTTGTCTCACTTATAGTGGTAGGACGGCCATATcagatgtatgtgtgtgtgtgtgtgtgtgagagagagagagagagagagagagagaccttggAGGATTCATTCGTTGGCTGAGATTTTCATACTCAGGATCAAAGTAGGGCCACATGTGGACCAAGCCAAACACAACTAGTAGCTTTCCTGCGCAATATTTACAACAAATTTATAAATGATTGAGTGGACAATAAAAAAGTATATGTACTTATTAAATAATATATACATAATTAGGTGAATGGTGGGCTACATGTAAGCTTATTATTTTCAATATCAATCCCAATGTTGATAGGTAATGAGCTAATGTCTGCAGCATCATGAAAAGTGGGAGAGGTATCTGTCTTTAAAGGATAAAAATTCATTTTTTCCCAACTTTTCTACCTGTTAAATGGATGCTTAATCTGCTGATAGTGTATCTGAGCCTAAACATGTCCACATCACAACAATGCGAGGACaaacatgtaaaaaaaaatttctccaataGACAGCAACCACCATCGGTTTCTAGAAGCGCTTGTGCACAGTAGGCCAACCAGCCGACCCATTAATTAGTTTATATATTAAGACCAAGATGGTTTAATCTACTCTCACTACCCATAACCATCCCACCTCATCTAAGCTCGTAAAAGCTTGCAAAATCGAAGCTTTgttatgctacttggaactcagCCACGCACTCTTGCCTTCGGCAAGTGGCTATATACCATCCAAGTGAAACACGTGGGAGTGATTTATTTAAACTTTATAAAAGGCGACATGTTTAACGCCACATTAAATCCTTACGTAATTCCAAGTCGTGTCCCACTTTAAAAccttattataataaataaactaCTCGCCATGAACTTTCATGCTTGTAATATAAAATTTCAAGTTCCCAACAAAAGTCAAAACATTATTCGATCAACAGATGATCAATGATCCACCCGATATATGCCCATATCGAACATGATTCAAGCTGCTGAATTTACTACTTTATAGGATGGTCCACCATCCAACCATTGGTTTCAGCCCATTTGGTTCGAGACCGGACCCGCCTACAATATATATAACATTTCTCTTACCACGCAAGGAATCAAAATCTACGTCACCCTGACGATGCCATGATATGGAATACATATTCCGATTGGTAACAACCACACAACGAATCCAAAAGCGAATGCTCTAAAGATGAAACAGCTTTTTAAGTTTAAATGGATTTAACTTGAGAATTCTTTTGGAATGCCTCGACAGGGAGAAAGGCGTAAGCGATCCAAGATAAAAAAAGGACTGGTGATCGTAAAAAGTTGGAAAAATATCCCCGAACCATCTCGATTCTTGTCGACGCTCTGATGAATCAATCAAAATATCCTCCACTTCCAACATGGAATTGCCGACATCCGCTAAACTAGGAAGGGAATTTTTTTTTGTGGATAGGGCGGACCATTCGGACGGCCGTGATGAAATCGTACGTCCTACTCGTATGATTCAACGCTCGTGTACACTGTACGGATTCTTCCCGCAAGCGGTCCAATGTTCCGTAGGATGAGAGAAATAACGTAAATCTCAGCCGCCCGTTTGAGATCGTATCTCCGATCGCTCGCATAGAATTTTTGTGCAGTCCTATATCTGCCGTTCCTTTTCACATCCTCGTCGAGATGGACGGCGGAGATGGGGTCTCATAGAAATTTATAAAGATTATTCTGTTCCCGTGGAGCATAAAGAAGGAAGGGGCAGACTTGTGTGCGGCAGCCCTGTCGGAAGCGACAGGCGCCGGTAGTAACGGTGCGGGGGCCATCGACTGACTCTACCCAGCCATCCGATTAAGATCGGACGGACGAGATCTAACCTAATTCTAATCAAACGGCTGAGGTCTCCCTTCCGATCTCCACGAAGATGACGGCTCTTAATCTCAAAACCGAAAAAATTTACACGAATTTCGAAAGAACCCAAGAAGGAAGGGGCGAACAACGAGCTCTCAGAAATATCTGTAACTTTCTAAAAAGGGATCAATTTCCATCCAAGAAACGAAGGAGATCGGGAATTCTTTCGAGAAAGAAAGGCTCGAACTCATGAAAAGGATCCAGAGATTTCCCTtctagtttcaaaaaaaaaaccaTCAATCACATGAAAAATCTTCGATTCGAACGAAACCACAGAACAATTGAAAACGATTCTCGATACCAGAATTAATCATCTACCAGCAGAAAAACCTAGGATTCGAACTAAAAGACGAGAGGAATACTTCTTCAAATCCAAAATCTTATACcggaaatagaaagaaaaaaaggattgAGAGAACGTGGAGACGCCTACCTCTTCTCCTTCACTTCttggcctcctcctcctcctcggccGAAATCTGTCTCAAGAGAGCTCTCGAGAGAGAAGGgcagaaagagaagagaggatttaTAGAAATAaaaccgagagagagagagagaggagatttgGACGGAGTGGAGAAGAAACGGAGGGTATCTTCCGACGTTGGAAGGGCACCTGACCGCCTCCTCTACTCGCAACTTCCTACCCAGCTAAACACCACGCCTTCGAATTTTATAGCActcgaacaaaataaaaaaataaaaaaaaataaaattctaatttattttataatataataacatAATTATATTTAGAGAGAGAAGCGGTGAATCTTAGATGCGCGGCGAATGGGTGGGCGAGGGGCGATGAAAGAATCTCGCTAGGTATGAGTCAGATACACCGTTGTAAAACTCTGTATAAGGCACGGATCACCGTTTATGCGGTGGGGCTTGATGTTAACTGCCAACATCCGACGGATACGGGGGGCTGTACGGGAGCATTGATGGATATAGAAATTAACGAATTGTGGTACGGTGTGGCGTACGTAGGACGCGGTTGTGCGGCTTAGGGAGGGGATTCGGTGGCGTTTGATGCTTTGATTCGGTCTGGGTGGTTAAACGGATTAGAGTATATATGTTTAGAAGATGCTCCATTTTGcttagaaaaaagaaagaaaaattagctGATTGGAGAGACCAAAAATGCCACAAAATGCGTTGGGGTGCCATGTCAGAACAAGACAGATCAGTAAATTattaggatatatatatattttttatctttaatacataaatattttttatctagaaaaaaatttaaataaaaatataaaaaatatgagagGGAGATGTTTATTAGAACAGAGAGTATGCTTATCAATTAGGTTGGTAGCTTAGTTATAATTACGAGTTCACTACAATCTCAATGATACATAGATTAGTATCACGAATTTTTGGTGCAAAACTATCTGAATGGAGCTTTCACAACGTgacaaattttatttatgatacaaaaatataaaaatgtaATTGAATAACATACAATGTATTATGAATTCCATCAATAGCACAAAAGTACGAGAACATAGCTTTAATAACATACAGCTTAGCATCTTGAGTTCCATTTGTGGCTAGCAACCGTGACATGCAAAAGAGCTTGTTATCCTTTAAATACTTACGTGATAAGTCTATCCctaataaattaatcaaatttacaGGGACGACTTCAATAATAAACAACTTAGTGTCATGAATCCTACCAATCACATAAAACTACAATAATATAGCATTAACAATATACAACCTAGCATCATTTCAATTGTGGTATAAAATCACAAGGATGCCAAGAGTCATGACATATAACCTTGTTGCCATATAAACATTTATATGAAAAGTTTAAACCTACCAAATTAATAAAATTGGCATGATCTTGAGTGTGACAAACCATCAAACAATGTTTTTTGATGCATACTTTGAAGCACAATTTTCAGCAAGATCATCTCAAAGAATATTAGAAGCTTGAGAGACCTATTCAAGATTGGTTGTCATAAGAGAGTCCACTACACTTGAAAGAAATGTTGGAAAGGAGTTCTTGTATATAAAAATGACAATAAAAAAAGCTACATTGTCATTTTTCCAATTCGGATGTTTTTGTTGGTTAGCTTTCGTCAGGCTCTACAAAATCAATCCATAATTACATagtgttatatgtgatgtaaatATACAACTAACTTTGGCCTACTAACCTTATAGACGATAGCATACAAGTACAAAGACTATGGCCAGCTTGCCAACAAAATATATGTTGTAAGAATCATTAACCTCATAACACTTCAGTTGGTAATTAGGGTTTCTACTTGATAGAGTCCAACAACTATTTGATTGGCTTGTGAAAATGAGCCAAATTGGTGATATAAGAAATGGTCATGCCTAATTGCACATGTAAAGCATGCATAAATGCCAATAGACTTCActtttttgatcttctttttttgaCAATTGGCAAAGAGACAAGCTTCACtcacttcattttcttctttctttttcatgaaaTACTTGAGTGTTTTAAGGAAACTAAGTAGATTTTCAACATTGTCCTTTTGAACTTTACATGAGACTATTGTTTTTTGGCTTGTAACAAAGTGAGGACCAATTGAACCTCTCCCCAAATTTTCTGCTTATGCCATCTTACACACAATTAACTGAAGGAACTCTACAAGCACCCAAATGCATATGAACACAAGTACATGTTAATTCACCTTCTCCATTAATGCAGTCTATCTAATATATGGATCAAAAGATTATAGATTCACTATATAATTCTTCTTCTCGCGCATATACTTGATCTGGTAATGCCATGATCACCCAAAAGTATGGGAGCCCAAGAAAATGCTACTCACCTTCTCCTGTTTTGTGGTCTGTGACTATGTGGAGCCGCATTCAGATATCTATAAGGATTGCATAGAATGCATATTAATCATTAATTAGTGGTACCACAAATCCTCATTGTGCACCTCAGCTAGGCAAGATGCAAGCTCCACCTCAAATTGGTACAAACTAACAAATTCTCCTACTCACTGGGAAGTTCCTGTCTTTCATGTAATGTTTTCATTATCCAAATAATTCTTCACACTATTATCGAATAAATGAGTTCATTAAGATCTATTCAACTATTTCATAAGTTTCtgtaattttattcaaaaattgtCCTTGACTCTTCATATTTTCTCGAGTTTGTGTTGGGCAAATCTCTACTCGCTCTTCCAATTCAGAATAACTGCTCCTGGTTCAACTGTATGGGGATGCCAAACCTATGGCTGTGGTTAGGACCACTGGCATTGGGGTCTGAAGGCTAGCAAAAGGAAGATAAGCAACTACCCTTATGAGACTTCGATTTGTGACCATGAGATGTTACTGCCATTTAGCTAATGGACCATGAAAGACTTTGGGCAGGCGTAGGTTTCTTGCATGACCAAGTTACATTTCGCAGTAGCACCGACAAGTCCAAGAAAAAAAAAGCCCTGTGCTTACCTGGGATGTGGACTAGCACATTAATTGGCAatcttggatatatatatatgacattgcATCAGAACTCAGAAACACTTGTTCTGGGGCTGGTGCTTTGTTCTATAGTTGATGGCATGTATAGTTGATGGcagttggatgcagacatggcaCTCTTAATTTTGTCTGAAGATTCCTTT from Elaeis guineensis isolate ETL-2024a chromosome 9, EG11, whole genome shotgun sequence includes these protein-coding regions:
- the LOC105051758 gene encoding ACT domain-containing protein ACR3 isoform X1, translated to MWPYFDPEYENLSQRMNPPRVCIDNTTCSDCTLVKVDSVNKPGILLEVVQVLSDLDLFISKAYITSDGRWFMDVFHVTDQQGKKITNKTIEYIEKALGPESNILGTKGHFWPGKSVGMHSIGDHTAIELIGTDRPGLLSEIFAVLANLHCNIIAAEVWTHNMRVACVLYVNDETTFQAVDDPSRLSKMEEKLRNVLRGRGDDVRGARTSFSIGTTHVDRRLHQLMLADKDYEIGGSLTEGNEVISFRPVITIDHCEEKGYSVVNIKCKDRPKLLFDIVCTLTDMQFVVFHASVSSDGPYGVQELYIRHKDGFTLDSKEEKEMVIKCLEAAILRRVSEGFSLELCGRDRVGLLSDVTRVLREYGLTVTRADVTTIGEQAMNVFYVRDASGNPVDMKTIEALRREIGHTVMLNVKRVPSSANAPQPSRWTGSGFSFSFGGLLGRFWS
- the LOC105051758 gene encoding ACT domain-containing protein ACR3 isoform X2 — protein: MDVFHVTDQQGKKITNKTIEYIEKALGPESNILGTKGHFWPGKSVGMHSIGDHTAIELIGTDRPGLLSEIFAVLANLHCNIIAAEVWTHNMRVACVLYVNDETTFQAVDDPSRLSKMEEKLRNVLRGRGDDVRGARTSFSIGTTHVDRRLHQLMLADKDYEIGGSLTEGNEVISFRPVITIDHCEEKGYSVVNIKCKDRPKLLFDIVCTLTDMQFVVFHASVSSDGPYGVQELYIRHKDGFTLDSKEEKEMVIKCLEAAILRRVSEGFSLELCGRDRVGLLSDVTRVLREYGLTVTRADVTTIGEQAMNVFYVRDASGNPVDMKTIEALRREIGHTVMLNVKRVPSSANAPQPSRWTGSGFSFSFGGLLGRFWS